The nucleotide sequence ggacaagttgtgaattaaCTAGTTGCACGTTCTTTTCTAAAAAACCGTTATGTAAtccaaggtcatcaaaggtcaattatggctcaaaatgtgttttttgggGGCAATAACTTTTGAAAATCCCAATGATGGGGTCCAACATGGTTGACATTTTGGGACTAATTGTGAATAGGGTAAGCGATCGTTTCCATagataacagtcatgtgatccaaggtagggatgcaccggatccaaatttttggatccggctggaaccggattttgctggatagtacatgaaatccggccagataaaatccggccggaaccggaatttttcattacacaaaaaaaatcattaataagaagtagaagtatgaaacaaggagcaaatcttaggtgaggtatacgcatattataaagaaggtgaaattaagaccccatttatgacattaaatatgacttgaagtggtgtaatctacattctttaataaaatatctacaatataattgttgacaagcttgatacagtatgtaaatttgtttgctggaattTTAACTGCAagatattaaactgatgaaggctgcaagaaatgatttcactgcaaactgtatttgttgtattattacagtagttgtattattttggttgatcttaagaaacagtgggtcagattattgagaaaattaaattaaacatgtgttaaacctaatttttccttactttgaatggttttattaatttttggaaatagtttacattgatttaagttaataccaacacctttttaaggaataattcaggccagattttgaaaaagatccggctgGATTTTGTATTTATctggccggaaccggataattgctcactatccggccggaccggatatccggtgcatccctaatccaaggtcaacaaaagTCAATTACGGGTCAAAATCTCAATCTCCAAactgatcaaaattgtccatagTTGACCCCCGTGCGACATTCATGCGgaaagttatcagaggtcaaggttGTAATTGGTTTTGAGAGgtggacctctgttgacctcacatgactttGGAATAGCGCCTCCAGTGACCCGTATTAGTGTTTTTTAGgttgaatatttgaatttttgtggccATATTTTAATTGTTCATAGGTTGACTCCTGTGCAACCAAAGTtattaagtacagttaggatgattcTGCAAGTTCTTATAAACAAATCTAACAAACGTCAACAGATTCTCAAAAGGAACAATCATaaatttgtgatatttgtggcaataatattgtgtgtgtacattaaactcggaaataacaattttaggatagTGCTTAGTCCTTATAAGTGTAACCCTGGTGTCATGAATGACACAGTGGGTTTGTTGTTTTAACTTGCTAGTAGAAGCAGTTTCTGTCAATAGTGTagatagttttaattaaaaaggGTAAACAGATACTTCCTGCCTCTGCTGAGTATATTGCAGATTAGTGATggttattttactttcacaaaGCCTTTTTGTATGTATCTTTGCTACTTATCTCTCCTGAGATAAACTGAGCCTGCTAGACAATAACGCTTGTGGTTTATACCTGGGACAATAGTATTTAGAGTCACAGTGTATTGGTGGGAAAGGGTTGCAAAATAGCCCAGTGCTGGGGAAGGGAAGGCACATggtgacatgaatatttataaggacTAATCCATCATGTAATTACTGATTGGTCATCATATTAGTTGGTCAACAGGATCATTGCTAGAAGTAACCAATAGGATGTGGGGAAGCCATGTGGCCTAGGGCAGATTTCACAGTTTGATGGTCCAAACCAGCATAGTCAGTTTGAAGTACACTGTACTGCTGTGTGCTCTAAATAATTACAAGTCTTTGTCATTAATTTGAACAACTCAtgcatttgaaataaaaaagataatattttttattttgttcaattattttctttgaaaaataattatgaaatttttttttgtacaaaaatggACAGACTCAACTCCCACAAATAGGTGTTGCTTAAATAATTGGTATGTACATTGTGAGAATGAAGAGCAACTGAAATAAATTTTGCTCATTCAATGAAGATAAGAATTATGTATAAAATAAGTGGTGTCTCTTGGTCTTTATTGGTATTTTGTACTTTGTGGATGTATCTCAATAAGTGACAATTTCCCAGATTATTTCCGtccaaaatatgtcaaataatGTATGCCTTAAGTTATTTCTTGTCAACacgattaaaaaaaattaagattttGTTGTGTAAACATTGCTCAAGTGTATcttatataataacaataaaatatccCCGATCAAACCTAATCTCCCGTAATTGTGTAGTTTTTCACAAATCACACGTTATGTCCGTCCAAATTTCCGTTACGTGTGACATAATACATCGTCACGGATATAAACATCGTATGGAAATTATTTTGTTCAGTGCACCCTCCACAATCTGCCTCTGATTTCGCGTTATTGGTAAACACCAGCTGTAACGTTCTCAACCAACACTTTCGTTACTATATGATACGGTGAAGAAATTCCGTCCCATGTGTTACGTGTGCAAAAGTGTTACGTGCGAAATACTATTTCTTACAAATCTTAAGctcaaaacaagaaacaaggaCGAATTAgcttatttttatatttgtttagcaTCTTTTTTATCGTAGTTGACATACCACACATAATAGCGTCAATGGTTAGATGTAAGGCCATTACATCGTAATCGGCCTAGCGCACGTTATATTAGGGGACAGATAACGCTAGGATAACGTGCGAGGGGACAGACATTGCGCAATATCGGGCACTGCGAGTAACAAATGTAAACTTACAGTAAAACTGCTGCATCAAATTAGATCGTTGGATCATGTCAAGTATTCAGATGAAGAATTAACGCTTCTCCGATGTTTAAGTACACATTGTGAGCGATGTTTATGACTAAAATACAGTTTTTGCAAATGGCTGCCCTACATACATTTGTACTTCTAGTACCAGTTTTGCgattttttttgtagttgtatTCCTAGGCCTACTCAGATTGCAAGTTTGGGGTAGTAAATTAGTAGCTGTCACATTGCATTGCAAGGAAACAGAACAGAGAATGTGAGGACTGGGAAATAAGGTAGTGGATGCCGCGAAGGGGAAGTTGGCAGTGATGAATTCGTgctcattcatgaatattaatgaggtcacagggtcgaatgtcaaaatcttcaaattgcaataacttggcaacTACAAGTCTgaattctttcaaatttggtgtTGTGATATTGGTAGACAATTTATACATGCTGATGCATGTTGTAATTGATACCATGCATATTAATGGGGAGGCGGGACTGAGTTTTTGGTTTGAATGAATGATAACTCGacaagggaatgattgatcaatagcatacttggtgagtgggtggcccataatAAGAAGTTGAACCTAATTGAATTTGGTgctcattcatgaatattaatgaggtcacagggtaaAACATCAAAGTGCAATGACTTCTCAAGCACATGTCAGATtttttcaaacttggtatggttAGATTGGTATATAGCCCAAACTTTCTGATGTGAATTTCACCTCATGCATATTGATGAGGACGCATGCTTAGCGTAATTTATGTAACGTAAGTTTGTATGCACCATAACTTGACAAGGGAGCTATTGATTATTACCATACATATTAGTTTGGTGGCCTATAGATGAACACTATTAATTTAATACCTACATCAGTAATTTAATGAGGTCAAAGGGTAAAAATCTTTAtatattgcaataacttggcaatCAAAAGGATGAATTTCTCAAACACAAACTTGATATGGTGATATTGGTACAGTAGGTAGCCTAGCTACACATGCTGATGTGTGATGCTATTAATGTCATGCACATTTATGAGGGGCATGGCCTGGCAATTAATTCTCTTGATAATGTAAGGCTTTCTAATGAATTTACCTGTGAATGGGTATACTAGTATACATATTTAAACCAATGACTCCATAAGTTATTTTTGAAATTCACACATAACTCTGTGTCCGTCCAATGGTTATGTGTGAAATTAAACAAAGTGTTTTGTATTGTCAAGCTACATGCAATTTAAAGGCAGTTTTTGTGTTTACTTGTTATTTAGCAATGTTCTTAACATCTTTTAACACAAATCAAATTCTTTTCTCTTCTGAGTATGTTATAAAGTGAACTTTTACCTGATAATTTACCATAAATGTCCGTCCATGTCGGATGTTACAAGTTAAAAACCAATTCTACAATTCTATAACATCAATTCAGTTAATTAAATGCAGCAATTAAAGGTGAACTCAATATGCCTGCAaactttatattacattttcccTTTTTGCTGGTGAAATCATTGCAATATATGTGGTGACAGTCAGATACCTCTGAGTTGGAGTGTGTGAATTTATCCATACACTTGCTGTTCTACCCTTGCAACATATATCTGTAAGTTAAATAGACATAATAGTTAGAAATGGATGAAACAGAATCAAGTAGTTTGCATAACCATTCTGaatgttttcaaaacaatgCTTCATTCCAATGGTTATgtgtaatattcacacatactGTAACTCTGTGTCCGTCCAATGGTTATGTGTGAAATTCACACATAACTGTGGTGTCCGTCCAATGGTTATGTGTgaaattgaaaaagtttttgTATTGTTAAGCTAATTATGCAATTTAAAGAcagtttttgtgtttatttgttatAAAGCAAATGTCCTTAACACATTGCAACAAAATCaaattcttttctcttcttattaattttttaagtgAACTACTAATTGATATTTTACCATAAATGTCCGTCCAATCACATCAATGTCGATTTTAACAAGctaaaattaaattaagaatttttaaataatatcttTTATACTAGTTATAGTCTGCAACATTGGTGCTTTCCATAACTGAAGAATTATGGGACTAGGCCTTTCCTTGTATCTCCTGGGGAATGAAAAGGGGGAAGGGTGATATTCGAATGGATTGTGACTTCATGTGACTCTGCAATTTAAAGTagtaaattttccaaaatttgcaCCATATTTTATCTTCTACATTCCATTTTCACTTCACTGAGATGTCAAAGAATAATAAACATGTGTATTACATAACTTGAAACaaacttaatttttttaatactgtGGGAGCTTTTGGACCATCTGATTGTGAAATCTGCCCTAGACGTGTTGTCACATAGTtctggtaacattgtatcttgtTTAGTTAGAGATTGTTTCTTCACCTGGAGAGAGCAAGACTTCTCTTGCTTGATCTATTGTacttataatatttttattaaaggaAAAAGTGTTGTATAAATAGGGAGTTTCGAAGATGTTCATCATGTAAAGTTATATTCTTAAATTATGATGAGGATGTCATATTAGTATCTTTGTGGCCACTGTTCCTGATCTTGCCGAGATGGTAACCAtggacttttcatattttacttaattgCTGTTCTTGGAGCCCACCTGTACTTTGTATTTATCTAAGGAACCGGACGCTACCACCGAGCTGTAGATGTCACTCtaaactattttattaaattgtcaTACCGTTTTGTAAATCGCTGGACTGCAGTATATTACCAAGTCTATTATGGAGCACACTGATGTACACCGGAACCTTAATTCGCGAAAATGAACTTTCCGCGTTGAAGAAAGAAAGCGAACAGTTCGCGACAGCACCAGCGTAAAACCAGATAAGTTTAAGTATTCTTTTATTGTAACCTTTGTCATGGCCATAGACAATAAGTTTAAGTTTTCTAAGTTCGAAATGTTCAGTTTATAGTACAGTTCACACTGCAACCCTTTTATTGTTAACATTGTCTATACCACCTGTGCTGCATCTTGATGTACAGTGTTCAGTATCACAGTAACCAGTATGTTATGTAACTGCAAGTATGCTTATTTAAGAGTTAATATCTAAGGGTGTGGTcaagttgacatattttgtaatgtaagatactttttattgttttgtgccATTGATAGCCTTATAACATCCCCATTTCCCACGATTGGAGGATTGAAAATATAAGTAGTTCATGGtacatttctttgtgtttgtgtCTCTCATTGTAAACCTGTGTAGAACTGACTCAGCAGTTGTTTTGAATATCAGCATTGAACCATTCAGACATGGAGACAATTTTATCCTGTCTTGAAGCCTAGGCCCACTTGATTCACATATTGCTGACCCATTGTCCTAATTACCTTTACCAATGGAAAGGAGGGGTTACAACTGGCGCCCAACGTGGGGCTTGACTAGGCCAAAATCATTTATTTGctgatatttgttttctggtAGTTTTGTTGTTAACATTGCTGAGTCATATTCGTCACAGATTTTCAGTGTTTGATACTTTTCGTTATAGTTATAGTGTATTTGGCTACTTGACTTGATTTTGTAGTATTTAATAATCTCTATTGTCATCATGGCTCATCATGGAGTTGTGATTGAAGGGCTGGACTCAGATTTGGAAGAGGCCATACTTAGGGACTTATTAAGCAAGGCTGGCGATGTGCAAACTTTGAAATTTGGCATTGACCCATTAACTAATAAGAAAACTGGATCAGCCATTTGTGAATTTGTTTATAGTTCTGAGTCAGAGTTAGCAGTTGCATTGTATAATGACAAGGAGATTGCAGGGAAGGTGGTAAGTGTTAAACTTGCACCTGTCAAACAACCCCTGGTTTCAAATACCTTACCTGAAACTAGTACTGCTCAGGCTGGTAGTATTAATATAGAAAGTATGATTGATAAGTTAAGACAAGCTGGTTTTCATGTAAGTGATTCTTCAGAATCAATGAAAAGCTCAGCTGTGGATTATACTGTAAAAGCCCTCCACCCCCAAACTAATTTTCAACCTCCCAGGATTTCCATTTTTAGTGGAGAATCAAAGCCTAGGCCTGGTGAAGTTTCCTTTGAAACTTGGAAATATGAGGTCCTTGGGATTAGTAAAGAGGGGTTGTACTCACCGTCACTTCTTACTCCCATTGTGAGGAGATCAGTTAGAGGACAGCCTGGGGAGGTGGTCAGATTTTTAGGGCCTGATTCCACAATTGAAGAAATTATCTCGAAATTAGAACAATTGTATGAAACTGTGGAAAGTGGTGCGGTCCTGCTTCAACAGGTTTATTTAAGTAGGCAAGAAAGTAACGAAAGTGCCTCTGACTTTGGCCGTCGACTGCAATTGCTCATTCTAAGAGCTTGTGATAGGGGTGGTATCACTAAAGAAGCTCAGGACAGCACCCTTAGAATGACTTACTGGCAAGGTTTAAATGATGAGCACCTTAAGAATGTCACTCGACATAAGGTAGAACAAGCTCAGGACTTTGGAGAAGTTATGTGTATAATACGGGGGGCGGAACAAGAAATTATGGAATCTAAGAAATTCCATGAATCTAGGTTTAAGCAGGCCCCAAAGCGTATTCAATCCCAATCTGTGCAAGAAAATACTGAAAAACAACCCAAGTGCTCAGAACCTAATGATTCGTCTAATGTCATGAACCGCCTCATGAAACGGTTGGACAAACTAGAACAAAGGGAAGAGGTGCACCCTGCTAAAAGAAACCCAGTTAGGCAAATGGAAGGACAAGCTAGTCCAAGGGGACAGTTTGTATGCTATCGATGTGGGCAGGAAGGCCATATTGTGAAAGGGTGTAGGAATCCCCCCACTGAAGAATGGCTtcgtaaacaaacaaaaagggCCTATTTAAACGAGCAGGGCACCCTAAAGGTAGACCAACATTAGGGTGCCACGTTCAAAAGTCAACTAGAGAATTTGACGACTCCAAAGGTCAAAACATTTTCGATAGGATTCTTGGTACCCCTAATGAGGATGAAGTCCTAGTTAATGATAATCTGTGTCCCTGTTTAGTCGACACAGGTTCACAAATTACGACAGTCTCCCAGTATTTTCATGAGACGTACTTGAAGAATGTTCCGATATACCCACTTGATGATATTCTGCACATTGAAGGGGCAGGTGGTCAGAAAGTGCCTTATCTAGGTTATTTGGAAATTCAAATAAGTTTTCCAGCCTTCGGAAAGAAAGTGTATGACGTAGTAGCACTACTTGTACCAGATACCACATACAACAGTAAAGTGCCTATCACTGTAGGAACTAACTTAATAACTGAATGTAGGAAGGATTGTAAAGTTTGGTATGGAGTACATTGTATGCAACGCGCCAATTTGTCTACTGCTTGGCGCTTAGCATTTACAAGCCTTTGTGACAAGGACAGGAttgcaaaaagaaatgaaatacttGGAGTAGTAAGGGCTAAAATCAAGCATCCTGTCACAATATTACCTAATGAGTCGGTGGTTGTAAGGGGTGAAGTAAGAGTAAGAGAAAAGGGGGCCTATCATGTAATTATTGAGGGACCTAATCACCCTCTTCCCACAGGCTTAAGTGTTAATTCAGCCTTTATGCATCTTGAACAAAGGACAAGGTCAAAGATCCCGATTTCGATTCATAATTCGTCTGATGTACCCATTACATTAGAACCAAAGAGTATAATTGCAGATCTCCACATGGCTAGGCCGTCAGTTTACTCCATGAACACCATTGGGAGTGTAATTAACAATAGTGGGGATTCACCAATAAATGATAGGTACAATGAAATTTGGGAGAAACTAAATATAGACAAATCTCCAGCCACTCCAACCCAGATAAAAGAGTTGAAAGACTTACTAGAGAGTCATATTCAGGCTTTTGCCCTTCACAAAAATGAGTTGGGACATaccaatgtacagtactgtgatcGCTTAACGATCGTACAATTTCGAAGAAACGATATTCTGCGATTTTTTACGATTTTATTCGACGTTATTCGAAATTATGCGATTTTGCGCGATTTAAAAAATCGTTGCAAAATTCGGACGAAAATTTTTGTACGAAATTCGCACAATTATTCACGGTTTTTGCGGTCAGTTTTACAACGTACAAAATCGCACAAAATCGTGGAATAGGCCTTTTAGAATTACAACAGTCGTTTTTTGATATTACGTGTGTTCAAAGTATACAACAcaactttcatctatggttcaaagcacttagttacgagactcaatgtcatacattcaatatgcacagtctacagtaccgctcacgtataactggacatgttgTACGCGCACATGATCGTGTAAAGACGtatataaacaagtacaatcgcgATTTTAACTCGTTGACAAATAAATTGTAGACACCTCGTATAATCCATGTTCGAGTGTCTACGCATGAAATGCTATTGTGCTTAATGAATAGGATTgaagtcgccgaaagaatttgaaaacctagaagaaaaaataaagtgttactaagcgtttcttgtgtcaatttttttacataatttaccgTTGGCTCCAActgaatgaaaaagaaaaaatttccACCCagccactgaaaaaaaaaaaaaaaatccacccaACAACTTTGAGTTTGAAAAAgggccggttaaaaacaaaacatgtttctcgtccGCGCAATGGGCCTCCtttttcctgattcccgagtttctattcggattacaagaaatctaaactatccttaaaaattattttgtaaaggttgccacatattccaaactagtattagcgcatgaaaagaagaaaaatggccgcccgtttttttcagatctcagtacgaaaaacatgtattttatttggataatagaACAATTTTCGTTAATGTggttaagttaatattttcctaccctacagtactgatttcgcttaactcccgttaaaattcgttaaaaggaaaataaccgaaTTTCCACGTTTTTtcatcgaaattccccgattattatcgaaattccccgaattttaacgattggttatttcagtcatttccttcgtggaattttcaacgatacgttgaaattcttttttaaacgaaatagaaggtcagTGTGTGGTTACAcgaaacgtcggaaaacgaGCAATTTCGTTTATTAGACTTTGGAACAGTCGTTTGAAGGCAGGAATTTTCTCAAGAGCATTCCTGTACTTGCATGAGTAGTgacactcaaagaaacatgtagtgaaactgacgggggacgttttctaactgtgaaccccaaacacagtgacataagtcttaacttcgccAGGCCGTAAGAGAGATTGCAGCcaaagctatgtaccacgaggcacccttgcAGATAAATTAgagtgctgtttaaccatttaaataacaatgaatg is from Apostichopus japonicus isolate 1M-3 chromosome 16, ASM3797524v1, whole genome shotgun sequence and encodes:
- the LOC139983009 gene encoding uncharacterized protein gives rise to the protein MAHHGVVIEGLDSDLEEAILRDLLSKAGDVQTLKFGIDPLTNKKTGSAICEFVYSSESELAVALYNDKEIAGKVVSVKLAPVKQPLVSNTLPETSTAQAGSINIESMIDKLRQAGFHVSDSSESMKSSAVDYTVKALHPQTNFQPPRISIFSGESKPRPGEVSFETWKYEVLGISKEGLYSPSLLTPIVRRSVRGQPGEVVRFLGPDSTIEEIISKLEQLYETVESGAVLLQQVYLSRQESNESASDFGRRLQLLILRACDRGGITKEAQDSTLRMTYWQGLNDEHLKNVTRHKVEQAQDFGEVMCIIRGAEQEIMESKKFHESRFKQAPKRIQSQSVQENTEKQPKCSEPNDSSNVMNRLMKRLDKLEQREEVHPAKRNPVRQMEGQASPRGQFVCYRCGQEGHIVKGCRNPPTEEWLRKQTKRAYLNEQGTLKVDQH